From one Gemmatimonadota bacterium genomic stretch:
- the ychF gene encoding redox-regulated ATPase YchF, with protein sequence MLRLGIVGLPNVGKSTLFNALTSAAAQASNYPFCTVEPNVGMVEVPDDRLPALAEVVKPKRTLPAVVQFVDIAGLVKGASQGEGLGNKFLTNIRETDAIVHVVRCFEDADITHVMGGVDPVRDREVIEFELALSDLGVVEKRLDKVQRAARTGDKEAQVELPVLEAANALLKEGKALWEGKLTAEQKAVLAPLALLTAKPVLYAANVTEDELHGDEGKHLTALRAAIANSAEEAEVVPFSAKIEAELGELPPEERKEFLASLGLESAGLDRLIRAGYHLLGLQTYFTAGEQEVRAWTIHQGDTAPKAAGVIHTDFERGFIRAETVSYEDFVRLGGWKESREKGAVRSEGKEYVVKDGDVMLFRFNV encoded by the coding sequence ATCGACGCTCTTCAACGCGCTCACCTCCGCGGCGGCGCAAGCGTCCAACTACCCCTTCTGCACGGTCGAGCCGAACGTCGGGATGGTGGAAGTCCCCGATGATCGACTGCCGGCGCTCGCCGAGGTGGTCAAGCCCAAGCGGACCCTCCCCGCGGTCGTGCAGTTCGTCGACATCGCCGGACTCGTGAAGGGGGCGTCGCAGGGGGAGGGGTTGGGGAACAAGTTCCTCACCAACATCCGCGAGACCGACGCGATCGTGCACGTGGTGCGCTGTTTCGAGGATGCCGACATCACGCATGTGATGGGCGGGGTCGATCCGGTGCGCGACCGTGAGGTCATCGAGTTCGAACTCGCCCTGAGCGATCTCGGGGTGGTCGAGAAGCGCCTGGACAAGGTGCAGCGTGCCGCACGCACGGGGGACAAGGAGGCGCAGGTGGAGCTCCCGGTGCTCGAGGCGGCGAACGCCCTGCTCAAGGAGGGCAAGGCGCTGTGGGAGGGGAAGCTCACCGCGGAGCAGAAGGCGGTCCTCGCGCCGCTCGCGCTGCTCACGGCCAAGCCCGTGCTGTATGCCGCCAACGTGACCGAGGACGAGTTGCACGGCGACGAGGGGAAGCACCTGACGGCGCTGCGCGCGGCGATCGCCAACAGCGCCGAGGAGGCCGAGGTGGTCCCTTTCTCCGCGAAGATCGAGGCGGAGCTGGGCGAACTGCCGCCCGAGGAGCGCAAGGAGTTCCTCGCCTCGTTAGGTCTCGAGTCGGCGGGGCTCGATCGGCTCATTCGCGCCGGCTATCACCTGCTCGGCCTTCAGACGTACTTCACCGCCGGCGAGCAGGAAGTGCGCGCCTGGACGATCCACCAGGGCGATACGGCCCCCAAGGCGGCGGGGGTCATCCACACCGATTTCGAACGTGGCTTCATTCGTGCCGAGACGGTGTCGTACGAGGACTTCGTGCGGCTGGGCGGGTGGAAGGAGTCGCGCGAGAAGGGGGCGGTTCGGAGTGAAGGAAAGGAGTACGTCGTGAAGGACGGGGACGTGATGTTGTTCCGCTTCAACGTCTAG